A stretch of the Vigna radiata var. radiata cultivar VC1973A chromosome 7, Vradiata_ver6, whole genome shotgun sequence genome encodes the following:
- the LOC106766781 gene encoding probable histone H2B.1 isoform X1, translating into MAPKAEKKPAEKKPVEEKKSTVGDKTPAEKKPKAGKKLPKEGGAGGDKKKKRNKKSVETYKIYIFKVLKQVHPDIGISSKAMGIMNSFINDIFEKLAQESSRLARYNKKPTITSREIQTAVRLVLPGELAKHAVSEESVEIKMSTWKYLVCRYEQVKNEVTR; encoded by the exons ATGGCACCAAAGGCAGAGAAGAAGCCAGCGGAGAAAAAGCCCGTGGAGGAGAAGAAGTCCACTGTAGGAGACAAGACTCCCGCGGAGAAGAAGCCGAAGGCAGGAAAGAAGCTTCCCAAGGAGGGAGGAGCTGGCGGtgataagaagaagaagagaaacaaGAAGAGTGTGGAGACATACAAGATCTACATCTTCAAGGTTTTGAAGCAGGTTCACCCTGACATTGGTATCTCCAGCAAGGCTATGGGCATCATGAACAGTTTCATCAATGACATCTTTGAGAAGCTTGCTCAGGAATCTTCTAGACTTGCCCGCTACAACAAGAAACCCACCATCACTTCAAGGGAAATCCAGACTGCTGTCAGACTTGTATTGCCTGGAGAATTGGCCAAACATGCTGTCTCTGAGG AATCTGTAGAGATAAAAATGTCAACATGGAAATATCTTGTTTGTAGATATGAACAGGTTAAAAACGAAGTTACTAGGTAG
- the LOC106766781 gene encoding probable histone H2B.1 isoform X2 produces the protein MAPKAEKKPAEKKPVEEKKSTVGDKTPAEKKPKAGKKLPKEGGAGGDKKKKRNKKSVETYKIYIFKVLKQVHPDIGISSKAMGIMNSFINDIFEKLAQESSRLARYNKKPTITSREIQTAVRLVLPGELAKHAVSEGTKAVTKFTSS, from the coding sequence ATGGCACCAAAGGCAGAGAAGAAGCCAGCGGAGAAAAAGCCCGTGGAGGAGAAGAAGTCCACTGTAGGAGACAAGACTCCCGCGGAGAAGAAGCCGAAGGCAGGAAAGAAGCTTCCCAAGGAGGGAGGAGCTGGCGGtgataagaagaagaagagaaacaaGAAGAGTGTGGAGACATACAAGATCTACATCTTCAAGGTTTTGAAGCAGGTTCACCCTGACATTGGTATCTCCAGCAAGGCTATGGGCATCATGAACAGTTTCATCAATGACATCTTTGAGAAGCTTGCTCAGGAATCTTCTAGACTTGCCCGCTACAACAAGAAACCCACCATCACTTCAAGGGAAATCCAGACTGCTGTCAGACTTGTATTGCCTGGAGAATTGGCCAAACATGCTGTCTCTGAGGGTACCAAGGCTGTTACCAAGTTCACTAGTTCTTGA
- the LOC106767920 gene encoding uncharacterized protein LOC106767920 translates to MDSFSFNNLQTEKANAILKHRKLRRVASLLRIIEVCVVLVLVSRFSVQLPVAVRNSGEYFRDLSLFMNSPCFVFLVGNIIIIALFAQFSARGNNVVPEPNLYQEFIENTTKNQDAVAEYSRKKQKMKTGEANIGLEKGYRRCETEILRKKRRRVLRRCETEKGRKKIEGVPVEEVARISFPEDGMTNEEFRRTVEAFIAREQRIRKEEDYYLM, encoded by the coding sequence ATGGACTCCTTCAGTTTCAATAACCTTCAAACAGAGAAAGCCAACGCCATCCTCAAACACCGCAAGCTTCGAAGGGTCGCAAGCTTGTTACGCATCATCGAAGTTTGTGTGGTTTTGGTCTTGGTTTCAAGGTTCTCTGTGCAGCTTCCGGTTGCAGTGAGAAACTCCGGCGAATATTTCAGAGACTTGTCACTCTTCATGAACAGTCCTTGCTTTGTCTTCCTCGTCggaaacatcataatcatcgcACTATTCGCTCAGTTCTCCGCTCGGGGTAACAACGTTGTTCCGGAGCCCAATCTGTACCAAGAGTTTATTGAAAATACAACCAAAAACCAAGATGCTGTGGCAGAGTATAgcagaaagaaacagaaaatgaaaacagGGGAAGCAAATATCGGTTTGGAAAAAGGTTATAGGAGGTGCGAGACGGAGATTTTGAGGAAGAAACGACGTCGTGTGTTGCGTAGGTGTGAGACTGAGAAGGGAAGGAAGAAGATTGAAGGTGTTCCTGTTGAAGAAGTGGCGAGAATTTCTTTCCCTGAAGATGGAATGACCAACGAAGAGTTTCGTCGCACTGTGGAGGCTTTCATCGCTAGGGAACAAAGGATTCGAAAAGAAGaagattattatttaatgtaa
- the LOC106765682 gene encoding bifunctional dihydrofolate reductase-thymidylate synthase codes for MASDSFVISNGNGNGKSEPPPQRTYQAVVISTRDRGIAKDGKLPWMLPADLKFFDEITTITSDPGKKNAVVMGRKTWESIPPENRPLPGRLNVVLTRSGSFDIATAENVVICGSVSSAMELLAASPYCLSIEKVFLTGGGEIFREVLNAPGCEAAHITEVEASIECDTFMPRVDTSLFQPWYSSFPLVEDNLRYSFTTYVRVRSSPAVSLGQNSDPVFDNVSDSLNFEVNKFSFLPKFIYERHEEFKYLSLVREIISEGTIKDDRTGTGTLSKFGCQMRFNLRRNFPLLTTKKVFWRGVVEELLWFISGSTSAKVLQEKDIHIWDGNASREYLDSIGLREREEGDLGPVYGFQWRHFGAKYTDMHADYSGQGFDQLLDVINKIKHNPDDRRIILSAWNPSDLKLMALPPCHMFAQFYVANGELSCQMYQRSADMGLGVPFNIASYALLTCMIAHVCDLVPGDFSHVIGDAHVYRNHVRPLQEQLQNQPKPFPILKINPKKKDIDSFVAADFKLIGYDPHKKIEMKMAV; via the exons ATGGCAAGTGATTCTTTTGTGATTTCCAATGGCAATGGCAATGGCAAGTCAGAGCCTCCTCCACAGAGGACTTACCAAGCAGTAGTGATTTCCACCAGAGATAGGGGCATTGCTAAGGATGGAAAATTGCCCTGGATGTTACCCGCTGATCTCAAATTTTTTGATGAGATCACTACTATAACATCTGATCCGGGGAAGAAGAATGCTGTTGTGATGGGTAGAAAAACATGGGAGAGTATCCCTCCTGAGAATAGGCCTCTTCCTGGTCGCCTTAACGTTGTTCTGACTCGCTCGGGTAGCTTTGATATTGCAACTGCAGAGAATGTTGTAATATGTGGAAGTGTGTCTTCTGCTATGGAACTTTTGGCTGCTTCTCCATACTGCCTGTCAATTGAGAAAGTATTTCTTACAGGAGGTGGTGAGATATTCag AGAGGTTCTTAATGCACCTGGATGCGAAGCGGCTCATATTACAGAAGTTGAGGCAAGCATTGAGTGTGACACTTTTATGCCTCGAGTTGATACCTCTCTATTTCAGCCATGGTATTCATCATTTCCTTTGGTGGAAGACAACCTCCGCTATTCTTTCACCACTTATGTGCGTGTTAGGAGTTCTCCGGCTGTGTCCCTAGGTCAAAATTCTGATCCAGTTTTTGATAATGTTTCAGACTCTTTAAATTTTGAGgtcaataaattttcttttcttccaaaattcATTTACGAGAGACATGAGGAATTTAAGTATCTAAGTTTGGTTCGAGAAATTATTTCTGAAGGCACAATTAAGGATGATAGGACAGGGACTGGTACCTTGTCGAAATTTGGCTGCCAG ATGAGGTTTAATCTGCGCAGAAACTTTCCGCTTCTAACAACCAAG AAAGTATTTTGGCGAGGGGTTGTTGAGGAGCTTCTTTGGTTTATCAGCGGCTCAACAAGCGCCAAG GTGCTGCAAGAAAAAGACATTCATATCTGGGATGGCAATGCATCTAGAGAATACCTTGATAG CATTGGTTTGAGAGAAAGGGAGGAGGGTGACTTAGGACCTGTTTATGGGTTTCAGTGGAGGCACTTTGGAGCCAA GTATACTGACATGCATGCTGACTACTCTGGCCAAGGATTTGATCAGCTTCTGGATGTTATTAACAAGATAAAGCATAACCCTGATGATCGACGGATCATTCTTTCAGCTTGGAATCCATCTGATCTTAAATTGATGGCACTTCCCCCCTGCCACATGTTTGCGCAG TTTTACGTAGCAAATGGGGAATTATCGTGTCAAATGTATCAGCGATCTGCGGACATGGGCCTGGGGGTGCCATTTAATATTGCATCTTATGCTCTCCTGACATGCATGATTGCCCATGTTTGTG ACCTTGTTCCGGGTGATTTTAGTCATGTTATCGGGGATGCACATGTTTACCGCAATCATGTGAGACCTTTGCAGGAACAGCTTCAGAATCAACCAAAACCTTTTCCG ATTTTGAAGATAAACCCAAAGAAGAAAGATATAGATTCCTTTGTTGCTGCCGATTTCAAGCTCATTGGATATGACCCTCACAAGAAGATAGAAATGAAGATGGCTGTTTAG
- the LOC106766301 gene encoding uncharacterized protein LOC106766301: MTSKKACNLWIVDSGAFNHMTGMIDNLRESRALQGCPVGLPNSEPMMDHILRTLIGAGERKDGLYWFHGVTDIKAYQINTENCEKKVDACKQKIEEARSETVADAELDLLQRELEEELEKECLLKEEFRAIGDEFNDLEQQWISVQEQKKTLQKIEKTKLRAQT, translated from the exons ATGACCAGTAAGAAAGCGTGTAACTTGTGGATTGTTGACAGTGGTGCCTTTAACCATATGACAGGAATGATAGATAACTTGCGGGAGAGCCGAGCTTTGCAAGGGTGCCCTGTGGGACTGCCAAATAGTGAACCAATGATG GACCACATTTTGAGGACGTTGATAGGAGCGGGTGAACGAAAAGATGGACTCTATTGGTTTCATGGTGTGACTGACATAAAGGCTTATCAGATCAATACAGAAA ATTGTGAGAAAAAAGTAGATGCTTGCAAGCAGAAAATAGAGGAAGCTAGATCTGAGACTGTTGCTGACGCGGAACTGGACCTTCTGCAGAGAGAACTGGAGGAAGAACTTGAAAAAGAATGTTTGTTGAAAGAAGAGTTTAG AGCCATTGGCGATGAGTTTAATGATCTAGAACAACAGTGGATTTCTGTCCAAGAGCAAAAGAAGACCTTGCAGAAAATTGAGAAGACTAAGCTAAGGGCACA AACCTGA